From a single Drosophila sulfurigaster albostrigata strain 15112-1811.04 chromosome 3, ASM2355843v2, whole genome shotgun sequence genomic region:
- the LOC133844162 gene encoding aarF domain-containing kinase 1, whose product MLRRVLTFGALGAGGVSTALSLHTNDYDLNSLGIVRLSRSACAVVDVALTYKRELYYREWDKTAPEYKAEKSRVHKIAAEKLLQLICINKGVYIKVGQHIGALEYLLPKEFVQTMKVLHSDAPQNPIEDLYKVIRQDLKREPTELFESFEPEPLGTASLAQVHKARLKTGEVVAVKVQHPYVKGNSRVDMKTMEMAVRILGRIFPDFKIQWLVEESKKNLPVELDFLNEGKNAEKVAGQFKKFSWLRVPKIYWELSTPRVLVMEYLEGGHVTDLDYIKRNKIDAFEVANKIGRLYSEMIFSTGFVHSDPHPGNIFVRQTPNNKLEIVLLDHGLYANLTDKFRYEYSKLWLSIMKIDRKGMRKHSEQLGITGDLYGLFACMVTGRPWETLMQGITKVKYSKEEKNTLQSNTSQVLPHISDVLEQVDRQMLLILKTNDLIRSIESTLRTQNRKAAFWAMSKCCVQSTYAEQRTQESTKSKRWRLELSERWELFKLNIYYLIEGLMNFNLLGALKQVL is encoded by the exons ATGCTGAGACGTGTGCTTACATTTGGAGCCCTTGGAGCAGGCGGCGTCAGCACTGCGCTGAGTCTCCACACCAACGATTATGACCTCAACTCTTTGGGCATTGTGCGCTTGTCGCGTTCCGCTTGCGCGGTCGTCGATGTGGCGTTGACCTACAAGCGAGAGCTCTACTACAGGGAATGGGATAAGACGGCGCCCGAATACAAGGCGGAGAAGAGTCGAGTGCACAAGATTGCAGCGGAGAAATTGTTGCAATTGATATGTATCAACAAGGGTGTGTATATCAAGGTGGGTCAGCACATTGGTGCCTTGGAGTATCTGCTGCCCAAGGAGTTTGTGCAGACGATGAAGGTGCTGCATTCGGATGCGCCACAGAACCCCATCGAGGATCTGTATAAAGTGATACGACAGGATTTGAAACGTGAGCCAACGGAATTGTTTGAGAGCTTTGAGCCCGAGCCGTTGGGCACTGCATCATTGGCTCAGGTGCACAAGGCGCGTCTGAAGACGGGCGAAGTTGTAGCTGTCAAAGTGCAGCATCCATATGTCAAGGGCAATTCGAGGGTGGACATGAAGACCATGGAGATGGCAGTGCGGATACTGGGGCGCATATTTCCTGACTTTAAGATACAATGGCTGGTCGAGGAGTCCAAGAAG AATTTGCCTGTTGAACTGGACTTTTTGAACGAGGGCAAGAATGCGGAAAAGGTTGCTGGCCAGTTCAAGAAATTCAGTTGGTTGCGTGTGCCCAAAATCTACTGGGAGCTAAGCACGCCGCGTGTGCTGGTCATGGAGTATTTAGAGGGTGGCCATGTCACCGATTTGGATTACATTAAACGCAACAAAATCGACGCTTTTGAGGTGGCCAACAAAATTGGCAGACTTTACTCGGAAATGATCTTTTCCACAGGCTTTGTGCACAGCGATCCGCATCCTGGCAACATTTTCGTCCGTCAGACGCCCAACaataaattggaaattgtATTGCTCGATCATGGACTGTATGCGAATTTGACCGACAAGTTCCGCTATGAATACTCCAAGCTCTGGCTGAGCATCATGAAGATTGATCGCAAGGGGATGCGCAAGCACAGCGAACAGTTGGGCATTACAGGGGATCTGTATGGTTTGTTTGCGTGCATGGTGACAGGTCGACCATGGGAGACACTGATGCAGGGCATCACCAAAGTCAAATATTCCAAAGAAGAG AAGAACACGCTGCAGAGCAACACGTCGCAGGTGTTGCCGCACATCTCGGATGTGCTGGAGCAGGTGGATCGCCAGATGCTGCTCATACTGAAGACGAACGATCTGATACGCAGCATTGAGTCAACGCTGCGTACACAGAATCGCAAGGCTGCCTTCTGGGCTATGTCCAAGTGCTGTGTGCAATCCACATACGCAGAGCAGCGAACACAGGAGTCAACGAAGTCGAAGCGTTGGCGCTTGGAGCTGAGCGAACGCTGGGAGCTGTTCAAACTGAATATCTACTACCTCATTGAGGGGCTGATGAACTTTAACTTACTGGGTGCACTCAAGCAGGTGCTCTAG